The genomic stretch CGTCTGACACACGTTCGTGAGGAGTAGGGAGATTTTTTACCCAAAGGACATGGGGCTCATTGCATTATGTCTAATGCTCTGCACTTTGGTGGCCAAGCAACACGCCCCTGGGGCCCCTCCAGTCAGGAGCAAGGGCCTTACCACCTagaaaacattctggaaatgaGACCACTCACCTCACCCATTCAGCCCTTCACAAATGTGGGACTGTGACAGGATTCCCTTCTCTTGCCATGCCACAGTGCTGCACTGAACATCCTACATGTTCTATTATCCTGATCCAACCTTTGCCAGGTAAAGTCCCTGTCTTCGGATCCCCAGAATGGACTGTGCTGTTAGAAATCACAGGGACACTGCTGTTAATGCAGGGAGCTGCTGTCCATACTCATCAAGAAATCTGACCTGAGAACCTACTATGTTCAGTCATTTCCCACCTCAAATTCTCGTGTGAATGCCAAGATCCTTTTCCTACTCTGGGCACCCACGTCTCAGGCTTTCACAAAGTCACTGGGGTCTGGGGGTTTGGTCTGCATTCTGGACTCCAATCCTCCTGTTGGCCATAGTGCTGTGTCTGATTCTATGTCCTTCCTGTGTTCTACCTCAGGGTACAAAGGTCACACCCAGGGATGATAATGAGAACTGTGTGCGGTGGACCATCGATGCAGGCCTGCTGAAGCAGCGAGTGGAACACCTCGTGCCCGCCTTCCTGGGGACAGACCCCACATATGTCTCCACATTCTTGGGCACATACACAACCTTTACTACCACCCAAAAGGTCTTGGAAGTGTTGTTTATGAGGTGAGCACCCTGCCCTTCACAGCCCAGTGTGATTCAGCCCCTTAAAGCTTTGAGTCTAAGGAAAGTCACCAAACATCCTTGAGTCTCCATTTGTTCCTCTGATCGGGGTAGAATAACTCCAGGTACTCAATGGGGGCACTGCAGGGAAAGTCACCCTGGCCTGAGGAAAGCTCTgctggcagggctgtgtctctGCTGGGTCATCTTTGTCCTCTTCCCCATGATCAACTTTCTGCCTCATCCCTCACTCTCGCCAGGTGTTGACTTGGGCTGTTTTCCCATTGGAAAAGGAGACTGGAGGCTCTATCTGTGTGTCTGAGTCCTGGCTCAAACCAGTCAAGGATGCCCAGGATGAGCAGCACGCCCAGACCCACACCAATATGTGTGATGGAGCTGACTGGGGCCCTATCATTCTTCAAACACGCAGGAAGCCCCACTAGGTGCAGGCACTTCTGTAGGAGCTGACTGGGATCCAATGTGCAGAGCGGACTGTACCCTCCCCTCCAGAGCTCCATTCTAGTCAGCAGTCACGGACTCTGGATAGGACAAGACGTAGCATCCACAGGACAGCTCATATGATGTCCTTCTGGCCTCCTCCAGATACGGATGCTTCCATTCAGAGGCTGAGGAGGATGGCGGAACCCGGGAGCAGGAGAAACTGTGAGTAGGCTGAGCTCAGGCTGGAGGGCCTTCCTTCTCCAAGAGGGCAGTGAGACTGTGCGTGGGAGGGGCTGCAGGACCCAGCATCCCACACGTCTGAGAGTCCTGTGAGAGGGCAAAGTTCTGAGGGCTTTCTCTTGGAGGCAAGGAAAGGGGTTCTGTCTTGTGTGGTAGAGGTAGGGCTGTGGGCACAAGGAGGCAGCAGAGGGCGCCAGACACCGCGTCATGCCTTTAGAGAGTCCAACCCCATCCCTTCCCACTCACAGCCTTGCCAGACCCCCATCAGGGGACCCAGAATAACGGTTTTGGGGAGCATCACACTCACCACCTTGGGGAACATCCACGGTGCGTGCTTAGCAAGGGTACAGGAGACACAGTGAGGGCTCAAGGAGCACATATCACCCACACGATGGGAGAATGGTGTCAGCGGGATGACACCCACATGTGCACTGAGTGCATGAGGCAGCACAGAGGCACAGGTCGTCACGTTGAAGGCATCAGGAGGGTCCCAGCAAGCCCAGGTAAGAAACAGAGTCCCCTTGTCCTGTATTGGTGCAGATTTTCATGGAGCGCTAGGGTATGCAGTGAAGGCACTGACTCACCCCAACACCACCCCTCCACTCACGCACGGACTTGAATTCCGGTGGGAGGTAGGCAGGGGGAGACACCGAGCGGTCTGGCTGGCTTCCCCAAGAAGGACAGAGACCACCACATCATTGGTTATGGGGTTCCCGTCAAACAGAATCTTGACGGTCCCTCTTCAGTGACCAGGTCTCTCGTAGGCGGGACTGCCAAATCACAGGTGGACAACGTATACAACCACCCTCTGGACGTCCAGGAGCAGGAGGCCTAGAGGCCAGGTCCCACAGGCCTGTCCTGAGACAACAGTGGGGGGAACAACCCATGGTGATTGTTCTAGCTATTTTGTATCCTCAGGGCCATCTCCTCcatcctgggcacctggctggatcactACCCCGAGGActttttccagcctccagacttcACCAGCTTGAAGTTGCTTCAGGCATATGTAGGGGTCCACATGCCGGGCTCCGAGCTGCAGCGCCGCGCCCGCCTTCTCTACTCATGGCGGAAACACCGTGAGCCCTATGAGCCAGAGCCTCTGGGCGAGGAGGACTCTGGGTGGGAGATGTGGGCATGTGGATGGGACGGTGTATGCCACAGAGAACATGTTTCCTGAGACTGTAGGTGGGCCAGGCGTAGGGACTAGTCTCAGATCACTGTTCCATTAGCCTGCCGTCTGGGAGATTTCCTCCTGGTGGGTTCTTTGACTCAGATGACAATGTCTGCGGGAGAGGTTTCCTACCATGGAATGGCACTCACGGTGATGACACTTTCTATTCTTGAAGCTTTGGCATCAGCTCTAGAGCCCCGTCCAGACGTGCCTCACGAGCGAGCCCCCGCTATCTCTGTGGTGCCCACTGCAGCCTCGCGGCCCAGGCTGCCTGAAGCCACCAGTTCTCCTGGAGCTCAGCACGTACGAGAATCGGAGACGTTCACTGCAGCGTCCCCACCAGGGCAGGAGGTACTCCCCGCTCTGGCTGACAGTCAGGAGCTGGAAGAGCCACCTGCCCCTTTCGTGGCCCCAGAACATGAGCAGCGCCCAGCCCCAGCCAGAGGGGTCACGGAACGGCTGGAGCAAACACCTCCTGCAGCTGAGCAACCAGCCTCAGCTCCCCAACAGCAGCTCATGTCCACTGCAGCCCCACAGGATGAATTCCCTGACCTTGTCATTGCGTTCTTTGTCATTTCTGTAGTTGTTATAGAAGCATTTACTGTCCTTATAtattagtgttttataaataaaagataaactaagTTCCAAACAATTTACTCTGGTCCTTTGAAATTACAACTTCAAGTGTCAGTACGTACATTCGTAGGATTTTACACCCGTGACCACTATGTActcctagaacatttccatcacagagACACATGGACTACTAATCACCCACGGCTCATTCCCTCACCCCAGTCTCTGCAACCAGCGATCTCGGTTTCTGCTGCTTTAGCTCCTCTGGGATTTCCatgtgtgtgcaaacacacaaCATGGCCTGTTGTGTCTGGCTACATGACAGGAGACTGATTAATAATTGCTTAAATATTCAATGGCACTAATATTTTAGTGGAATATTCCACTCAAGGAATCCACTAGAGGAATAGTCCTCAAAGAACAAAGATTAGGTGAAGCCCCCActtgaaatatcttcattatcTGGCATGGGGACCCTCTGAGGTTTGACAcaagagcagaagccagaagagaaatgTCTGGACCAGAGCGAATACcttgaaaatctttcattttcctcgACTGGCCATGGTGATATTGGTCTAACGTGCATATTATAAAAACACCCAAATGAAACCGTCAATATGCCATTTATGCTATTCTATTAGGCAATAAAGTATAAAGTTCTGAAGGGTTTCCTACAGGTGACATGTATTcagtaaaatgaagatttaataaTGAGGAcaggcaccaaggtggctcaatGGGCAAGTTTCGGAgtcgaatttggctcaggtcatgatcccacggtacttgagatcaagtcccaagtcaggctctacaaTGCCAGCTTGAAGCCCTGGTCAGGATTCTTCTTCTcactgtctccaaataaataaataaataggaaagaacAAGTACATacgcagaaaaaaatgtatattctttcaagaaatattggCCCAGAAGACACGGTTTCATCTTCACAGTCCTTTGGCTTTGAGTGCCCcaggtgtctgtgtttgtgttcaTGAGTGGTGTGACAGGTTGGGCATCCCTCCAGGACTATGGTCTTGTACCATGGGATGTCCCCACAGTGGACAGGCACAGTCCTGTCCCCTTCTGCATTCTCAGGGGCCACACATCATCCTTTACTCTGCGTCTCCAGAAGCTGAATGACTGGGCCGATTCCAATATTTTGACTCTCATCATTGTACAGAAAGGTACATGTGTACCgaaactctccctctctgtagGCATGTACACCTAGCacaactttggggaaaaaatttatatgcatttttcgGGCGCTGCCTCCAGGTTCCAATATCTACAGACTCTTGATTCCGTTGGGGTCTTATGTGGAAAGCAGGGACCCCTGGGACTGAGTGGATCCCTGAAGAATCAGGAGGACAAGCCAGCACTGAGGCCATCAGGGTACCTAGGAGTGACCCATGGGGCAGGAAAGAAACCACATTCCCTCATTCTGACCTCCTTCACAGCATACCTGCCCCATGCCCTGGAACACACCCATCCAGGCCCCATACCATGACAAACTCCAACTGCCTGTGCACCTCCTGTTCCATAGCTCTGCTTCTCAGTAGAGCATCCAGTCCCTGCTTTCAAGCCAGGGGAGGATACAGGCTGGGCCACTGCTGTCTGCTTGCTGGCTCTCCTCCCAGGCTGGGTCGCTTACTCTCAGGAAAGCACCTTAAGTGCAGGTCAGGTCAAGGAGTTAAAGACCATGACCTGAATGTGTTCATCCTGACGACTGAGTGGCAACAGCAAGAACCACTTGGACCTCGGCAAGCCAGAGAGTCCTTTACACAGCACATCAGGAGCTCAAGGAGACTGCAGGATGGAGACTCAGACAGGACTCTGATAGCGAGTCAAGCCCCTCCACCCTTCAGGCTCCTCCAGCAGTGACGCCCAGCACCTGCCAGCCCCATCTTTGGGGAGCAGTGTCCCTGTCATGAGCAGCCACACACCACCCTCTGGTGACCGACCACAAGGCACACAGGAATACTGCAGGGCTCCCTGATCTCACGGCAAAGAAAGTGCCATTCCAACTGACACATCCTCAGAGGATTCCAGACAGATCAGACACAACTCTGTAAAATCCAATGTTTTTAGGTGCCTTTCAGGAAGTCTATGAAAAACATAGGTCTTTTCCCAACTGCAGTATTCTGAGATGAATTCACTGAGTGGTGGAGTCAGGCACTGGGTTCCAGGACAGAAAAGTGAGACAAGGGGCTACCTCCCAAATGCACAGGGCGCATTGTGGGAATGTGTTGGGAAGCCTATGTCAATGTCTCAGCTCTCTGGTTCTggtttaaagaaaacatatatacaaacaaaTCTTGTTTATGGACTTGTTGGTGGAAAGGAAACATATATCCAAACAAACCTTGTTTATGGACTTGTTGGATTGGATCAAccacaaaacatttcagaaaacttGCATACTCTCACTCCATATATCTTCTTACTCTCATCTAAATTCGATCACATCATCCTATGTTCCCAGGTACTTTTTCACTTATTGGGAGTGCATGATATGCTCTAGAGAGACCGCAGAAACTCCACAACCTTACTGGTAgacctaataaatgaattcagtcatgTTAAGATATTTATGTCGTTGTACATAACATCCTTCAATTCTATACACGAATAATAAAGTATCGgagagggaaattaagaaaataatttaaaatcactgcaagagaagaaaaacttAAGAGTAAATTTAGCCTATaaacacctgggtggcacagtcagtgaAGCAACTGGCTttggctaaggtcgtgatctcatggtgttgttttgagccctgtgtggggctctgtgctgacaactcacagtctggagcctactttagattctgtgtctcctttctctcagttcttccccactcatgtgtgctctctctgtctctctctctttctctgtctctctctctctgtttgtgtgtgtgtgtgcgtgtgtatgtgtgtgtttccatgtatctctctctgtcaagaaaatgatagaaaacttaaaaaagaaaacaatgactttAACCATGAAGGTGAAGACCTTTTtcctgaaaagaagaaatcagtggagaaagaatttgaaaagacagaaataagcagaaagacattctatgctagTGGATCCCAAGAATTAAGATTatcaaaatgtccacactacttaAAGCCACCTACACATTCCCTAGGTGCAATCCTTTCAAACTTGAAGCACGTTCCCAAAACTAGAATTATCCTTCAAGGTGGacagaaccacaaaaggctcTGAATACCAAAGTCattgtgagaaggaagaaaacagctggAAGCACCATGCTTTCTGATTTGAAACCAGATATCAAAGCTACAATAACCCAAGCAGTACACTATTGGGGTAAAAGCAGACACAGAGGTCACTGGACCAGAACTGAAGGCCCAGgaagaaacccacacatatgtaaCCAATTAATTCACAACCAAAGAACCAAGAGTATAACCTGAGGCAAAGGCAGTCTCCTCAACAGGTGGTGTCAGAATCACTGGGCACAGAAAAACAACAGGCATGGAAAAACAACCTGACACCTATTTACCCCACACACAAAAAcgaagttaaaatgtattacagacttgagacctgaaaccagaaagTCCTGGATAATACCTTGGGCAGCAGGTGTGGGAAATCGCACAACGATGTCCTGAGTTGGGAGGTTCTAGGGAACGCTTTGCAGAGCAGATCACTGCTCTCTGGCCTTCCTGCAAAGAGCCAGCAGCAGCTCACTTACCTGGTTGGTGTGTATCTGGGGGGCAGGCGAGACTTGGCTGATCTAGTGCGTGTGTATCTAGGGGTTGGGTTTTGCATGGGCTCACCAAGTTCTTGGATCGTGTTGTCGCATGGAATATTTTATCCTGTCTAGATATGGTTTGCAGAATATCTTCAATACGTTCTTTCTAGCATGTGGCACGCTGATGTGTTGTACATCGTTTGTAGGCGTAATGAATGTGGGAGCCTGAGAGCAGCTTGCGGAGACATCCCTTAaactccctctcacctctctttttttttttaattttttttttcaacgtttatttatttttgggacagagagacagagcatgaacgggggagggacagagagagagggagacacagaatcggaaacaggctccagcctctgaaccatcagcccagagcccgacgcggggctcaaactcacggaccgcaagatcatgacctggctgaagtcggacgcttaatcgactgcgccatccaggcgcccctcacctctcttgacttgcgTAGAGTCTGAAGCAATCCTTTCTGCTGTCcttggctttgctggacaaagccaaaTGCCAAACTCACGAGAATGTTTGGATGTCAGTCTTGACTTGAGTTTTGGGATTTGACACCAGAAGACAAAGctacaaaggaaaactaaacaagtgtgactacatgaaactaaaaaaacaagttCTGCACAGCAACAATATCTTTCACAGAATGGGAAGGCAAcatagtgaatgggagaaaatacttgcaaactagATACGTGGTCAAGggttaaaatacaaaagatatCAAGATCGCCTACAGCGcaacaatgcaaaagcaaagagcaatgACGGACCTGGCAGAGTCCTGAAGAGGCATTCttccaatgaagacatacagatggccaccacATACATGAAGAGAAGTTCCATGTCACTccacattagggaaatgaaagtcCAAAGCCAAACAGATATCACCTGAAACCTGTCTGAACggtgttatcaaaaagacaagaaaacacaaGCGTCGGGTACAATGTGGAAGAAAGCGAATcattgtgccctgttggtggcaTTGGAACTTGGTGCAGAGGCAGTCGCAAACAATGTAAAGTTTCCTCACACAATTCAGAGGAGAACATCCATATCATCCAGCAACTTCCCTCAATTACCCCCCTAGGTACTACTCAGAACACATGAAATCACTAACTCCCAAAAGTAACTTCACACCTGTTATCATGCCACAGTGTTTATAAtagcctggagggcattatgcctAGTGAAAGAATCACATagagaaaaacacatataaatgctcgcacatatatgggaaatctgaaacaaaaactaagaaaacaaaacaaaaattctcaaaacagaatgaaacaagcCCATCAATACATAAAGATGAttgcaaaggtgggggggggagaaaggagggaaatagGGTAAAGGTAAAAAGACATCACCAAATAAAAAAAGACCATGTCAACAGGGAAAGGGAGAGTAAGGAGACTCAATATCTCAAATtctagtttcctctttttcagagACCTTAGTTCAGTCCATTCCATTCACTAGACCTACTGGAATAATAAGGAATTATCAGGACTTGACAGTTTTTGCATGATGAGTTCTTTACTTAGGATTTCCTATCCAAAAGGACACAGTGCTTAGATTCCTAGGTAACTtagattttccattatttttatggtttcttaaGTACCATGATGTCACAAAAAACTCCTTAGATCTAAGTGGACACTTTCATTACTCTAAACATACGTACATACCACTAAAATAGTACAATAAAGGTAAGGTGCATTGTCCATCGCACAACATTGATTGTTTTACCCCTTGTTGTAGTGAGCTTTGGTCACGAAAAGGTTCAGGGTATCGAGCTCCTTATCAACTTCCATGCCATGGATTATGCAAAATATAGTAATCAtggtaatcaagaaaataatgatctTCAAGGTAATCATAATCTTCTGAGTTGCTGACAGAGACAACTCACCTCACGAGGACACGGTTAGGAGCCTGAGATGCTCCAAGTGGCCtacaccacaccatcttcctgaaaacataaagcaccagtcacctcgagagggaagtgtgggaaagcctctgctcttaggactttgctttcagtgaggtcaaggtgctgccttcaggatgttttcagcctttgagacaggattggaactctctagtgaaatgagatcttcccatgcaacaaaacacattccttgcaaagaactgggtccctgacgcggtccggactccacacgggccacagcaccacactcacgcacacacactccccccagcaaccggggagaggtacaacccatgcagtgaaagaccgtttgcccaagacctcatttccaaaggaggctgagagaggagcgctgcctgctccagtacacacgcactggtttctagggacccggcgggctccgagtcacttctccctcgtgctgcctggggagtcccggaggagatgtgattgccaaggactgaaactctggaaacacggaacgaatgcaagacaggaggcgctccacggaaacgggaagcaccaCGCCCCACGGATAGgaacaacaaaacccacaagtctgccttggacaaggagcttttccatccaccttccttgCCAGAgtgcgaagaagacgttcccacccaacatgtcccaaagagatgactttggactccatcccCAAAgcccagttctcttcagcacacagctccaagaaggaaagagtctggaccaccctctaaaacacagaagcgccacttcttcctggctccctggctccgagttcactgatggaatgcacattgccttcagaaatgaaaagctcaaccaggagttgcacttgccctaatccagactcctaccccctagtcccatggactcccacgatagaggaccccctttcgccacaagcggggtgagatctccccctccccattagagggtgcaactctgccaccaggagctgggcggggcgcggcggggctgggcaggccaggagagcaggtgtggagggggtaggcaggaggcctgtgttcacctgctgcttccactctcaatcacttcaacaccgtcccctgctggcctccagcaactcaggcccaccaccctgactctccctggaatgtttctctggaatctcaggtcccttctacttcattttcacaggcaggaatgattcctcctgctcatggctgcgacttccctggccctgccttgacactAGCCCACAACCACAGGTCCATGCTTTCCTTCGTTCGTTCGTCCGTCCGTTCGTTCGTTCCTTACTTCGTTCGTTCCGacctccacccgccaaccaccaaaccagtcagacttccatgggcaTTCAGGGCGCCCCCCCctcgacctgagccactccccaccgcctgagcctaaccccctactcgatctggggccctcctcctccagggaaccgggatgcaacccagaaagcccactcctgaggcctccagaccgcagccgcaaaggagcccaagaagaagcccaGAGCAccaggggggggggtggggtgggtggtgctcatggaaggggaagacagaggggggcaggggggaaggcctcgtgcgaccttgtcgctagggtccctaccttggcagcaccgcgactgaggcaggtcctggagggaggct from Prionailurus viverrinus isolate Anna chromosome A2, UM_Priviv_1.0, whole genome shotgun sequence encodes the following:
- the LOC125153453 gene encoding predicted GPI-anchored protein 58 is translated as MPGSELQRRARLLYSWRKHPLASALEPRPDVPHERAPAISVVPTAASRPRLPEATSSPGAQHVRESETFTAASPPGQEVLPALADSQELEEPPAPFVAPEHEQRPAPARGVTERLEQTPPAAEQPASAPQQQLMSTAAPQDEFPDLVIAFFVISVVVIEAFTVLIY